From Paenibacillus sp. FSL H8-0537:
GCGATGGCGACGCTGCTCTCCCCGTTCAGAAGGCTCTGGCAGGCGAGATGCAGCGCGGTCAGGGACGAAGAGCACGCGGTATCCACCGTCAGGCTCGGCCCGTTGAAGTTGCAGAAATACGAAACGCGGTTGGCGATGCTGTAGAGCAGCGTGCTTGGGCTGAGCACATGGCCCTGCGCCTGTGCGAGCACACCAAGCTCTTGATACGGCTGCCACAGCGCCCCGACGTACACGCCGACCGACTGATCGCTGAGGCTCTGTCTCGTATAGCCGGCATCTTCGAGCGCATGCCAGACCACCTCAAGGAACAAACGCTCCTGTGGGTCCATCAGCTCGGCTTCACGCGGCGGGATGTTGAAGAACATCGGGTCAAACTTGTCCACATCATCGAGGAAACTACCCCATTTGCTGTACAGCTTGTCGTTTTGCTTGTCCGGATCATAGTAGCGCACGTAATCAAATCGATTCGGTCGGATCTCTTCGATGCAGTCCTTGCCCGCTTGGATGTTCGCCCAGAATTCCGCCAGCGATCCGGCCTGCGGATAGCGCCCGGCAAGGCCGATGATCGCGATATCCCGCACAGCCGGAGCGTGCGGTGTCATCTCGACCGTCTCGACCATATCTGCGGAACGCGCGATTTCTTGAGCACTTGCCACAGCCGCTACTGTCGATTCAACTGCCGCCTCTACCACCTCATCCACTTCAACCGTTTCCGGCAATTGCAGCAGCGAACGCAGCGTCTCTTCATACTCCTCTAGGAAATAACCCGTCAGATCTTCCAAGTTGCGGTACTCAAAGAACAGAGTCTTGGACAGCTCGGACCCAAACGCATCCTCGAATAGCTTGTTCAGCTCCAAGATCATCACCGAGTTGATGCCATACGCTTCGAACGCTTCCTCCGTCCGGATCATCGACGGCTCCAGCCCGATCGCCTCAGACAGCAGACCCCGCACGAATTCCTGTGCGCGAGATCTCAGCACCGCCATACAACGGTCGCGAGCTGCCTGCGTTTGGGCCGTCGACACCGGGGCTGCCACCTGCACCAAGGACGATTTTTCATAATTCGTCGCCTTTATCAAGAAATTGACGAGCCGCGCCACCACGCGCCCCTCCTCGTCGCAAACGGTCAGGTTAAACTTCTTGATGTCCGGGTTGTTCTTCGTCTTCGGGCTGACTTCACTGTAAACGTGGCATCTGCGCGGCACGCTCCCCCACATCTCCAAGCTTTCGATCGCAATCGGGATAAAATCGCGCTCGTCATCGCCGTGGAAGCGGTTGTTGATCAGCGCCGTCTGGAACACGCCCGTTAGCATCGTAGGGTGCAGCAGGTACTCCTCATATGTGTCTGCGATCATCTCCGGCAGTTCCAGCGTCGCCAGCGCTTCCTGCTCGTTGAGCACCATCACCTGCATCGGCATGAAGCTCTCCCCGACGATCAAGCCCTCCGCATGAATCTGCTGATAGACCTGCTCCCGCGTCCAGCTCGCCGTGCAGCGCTCTCGAATCGCTGCGAGATCGAGCGTTTCCACCTCGCTCTGCGCCAGCTGCCAAGGAGCATATTGTAGCGCCCCGGTCGCATGCACGACGCGTTCGGCCCCTTCCATTCTGTAGATCTCGTAGTCGGTGCGCTCCCCTTTTGGCAGCAGTTGAATGAACACATCAAACGGCTCTCCGCTCGAAGACAGTTGCTTCGCCCAGTAGCAGTTGAGCAGCTTGCTCACCCGCTGGCCCGGAAGAGCGAGTGCGCCGGCCTGTCTGGCCATCTCGGCATAGCACGCGCCTGGCACATTGTATTTGTTGTCCACCACATGATCGACCTGATAGAACTCCGTGTTGTCATAACGTCGCTGGTACAGCCCCTGCTCGCCAGCGACCTTGTTCAGATCGATCAGCCCCGAGCTGCGATACAGCGGAGCCAGAGCCCCCAGCTCGGCATAGTGCGCCTCGATGACCGCGCGCTGCTTGTCTTGCAGCAGATAGTCCAGAATCTGTTGCGAGGTTCCATGTTCAAACAGCAACGGCGGTTTGAAATCGACGCCAAAATACTGCGAGATCAGGTTCGCAATCTGCAGCAGCGACAGCGACGCCACCCCGAGCTGCTGCAGCGGCTGGCTGGCACCGATCTCCGCCGGAGCCAGGTGCAGCGCTTGTGCGAGGATGCTGTAGAGATCCCGACGGATCATCGTCGGCACATCCAGTTCTCGCACAGTCTCCGCTTTGCGGATGCCAAAGTGCTGGTTGATTTTCATCTGGTCACCTTCGATCCCTACGATGTGAGCGAAACCTTCCTGACTTGCCAGATGCAGCGCTTCCCTGAGCAGAACCCAGCCCTGCGGTGTTTCCAGCGGCTGCATCCCGAACACCTTCCAGAGATGCTCCTTCTCCTCCGGCTCCACGGTCATCCCGCCGTTCGCCCAGAGCGGCCAGTTGATCGCCAGCGACAGACCGCTGCGCCTGCCCTCGGCGACGAGCTGCTGCCGGTGCGCCGCATACGCATCCATGAAGCTGTTGCCCGAAGAATAATCGCACTGCCCTTGATTGGGCATCAGCGCTGCAATCGACGAGAACATGACAAAAAAGTCCAGTTCGTCGCCGGCCGTCGCGTCGTCCAGATGGAGCGTCCCCGCGAGTTTGGGCTGCAGGACTTTTTCAAAAGACTCAGTTGTTTTGCGCAGGATGAAGCTGTCTTCAATCAACCCGCTTCCCTGCAAAACGCCGTGGATGCTGCCATAGGTCGCACGCGCTTGCTCCACCGCCGCACGCACTTGTTCGGCATCGCCGAGGCCCGCCCGAATGTACAGGCCGGAGCCGCCCAGACTAGCCAGCCTGTCAAGCTGTGCCACGATTCTCTCATCCTGCTCTCTTCGCCCGAGCAACACGACCTTCGCCTTATATTCCTTGGCCAGATAGTCGGAAAAAATCTGCCCCAGGCCGCCCGTGCCGCCTGCAATCAGATACACCCCGCCTTGACGCAGCGCATAAGCCTGCTTCTGCAAGCCGCCCGCCACGGTCACCATCTCGCGCAGCTGCCTTGTCCCGCCTACATATCTCACTTCATGCAGCGGGGCCGGAGCACTCGCAAACAGCTCCTCTAGAAGCGCCCGGCCGCAGTTTTCAAAGTGATCTGTGAACGCCGCCACCTCCAGATGAAGGCGCGGGTACTCATACTTCAGCGTGCGAGCCAGCCCTCCGGCCGCATACAGGGCGGGCAGCGCCTCGGACGACATGCTCTCGCCGGCGTAGAGGATCTTGATCGGCTCTTTAAACCGGCTCTTAATCAGAGCTCCTGCCAGCACGAGCAGCCCCCGCAGGTCTTCCACCCCCGGAAGGGCGGCCGGCACGAGAATCTGCCGCACGGCAAATCCGCTTGCCTTGATCTCCTGCAGCGCTTCCAGATAGCGATCTGGGTCCTGCTCGGCGATCGTCAAGCGCCGGAACGGCACCTCCTCGCCCAGTTCGCCGTGCATCCAATCGGCCAGCGACTCCGAACCGTTGAGGAGGAGCAAGCCCTTCGCCTCCGCTTCTGGACCGCAGGCTTCCTCCCGCCACTTCGAGGTGTAATAGAGCAGCCCCTGTTCGCTCGCCGCTTCTTTTCTCGTTTCTTCGTTCCTTGCTTCTTCATTTCTCACCAACGCCCGCTTCGTAAAATTCTTCACCGAAGCCAGCACGCGACCTTCGCCGTCGCAGAGATACAGGTCGAACTGGATCGAACCGCTCTGCTGCACCTGACGCTGCTTAACATAGTAATAGCGCACAGCTTCCAAGCTTCCCGCAACCGTGAAGCTCTCCGCATAATACGGCACATACTGCGATTCGCTCGCTGTTCCGTTTCGCACGCTCAAGCACACCGCCGTCTGCAGCGCCCCGTCCAGAATGCCGGCTGCAATGCGCCAGTGATTCCGGACGTCCACCTCCGCAATCGCCTCATCAGCCGAGCAGTGCAGCGTCTCGATCACCTGGAACGAAGGCCCATACACCAGACCGTTTTCGGAAAAGAGACCATACAGCCCGGCCTTCGATTCCTTCGTCTCGCAGCGCTTGCGAATCTCCTCCACCTCGATGCGCTCTTCCATCCGCGCCACCTGCTTGAGCAGGCGGCCTTGGCAGTGCAGGTCCGCCCCCGAACGAATGCGCACAGCCCGGTCGCTTCCTTCCTCCTTCACGTTCAAGAGGAGGGTGCGCGGCTCGTCGAAAACGGCCAGCGGCTTCAGCCAATACACATCTTGGAACGTTACACCGGCTGTCCACTCTTCCTTCAGCTCTCCGACGATCAGGTCCAGATAGCCCACGCCCGGCAGCACTTTCTGCCGCTGAACGAGATGGTCTTGCACCATCCGCTCCGTAGCAGGGAGCAGGATCTGCTTGTCGCCGGAAGCCGTATCCGCCTTCAGCGTCTTCGGCTCAAACCAGCATTGCAACCGCTCAAACGGATACCCCGGCACCTCGATGCGAGAACCGTGGAAGCTCGCCTGCTCCCAATCGATCCCCTCTCCCTTCACCCAAGCCTCGGCGAGCAGGAACAGATCGTCCGTCGACGTAGCGACCTGCACAGGCGCGTCAGGCTTCGTCACCACGACGCCTTGGAACAGCGACAGCGAGGCCTGCTCGCTCACATACCGCTCCAGCTCCTCCACCACCTGCTCCACCGACGAAGCGACCATCGCCAGACGCTCCTCGAACTCCTCGCGCCCGAACATCAGCGTGAACGCGAGATCATCCACATGCACAGACTGTCCGGCTTCGCTTTGCAAAAATGTGAGCAGTCGCTCAGCCGATGCCCGCAACTTCCCTTTTTTCGCAGACAAAAGCACCAACCGCTTCTGCGACGCGCTCTTGGCGCGAGGTCTGTTGCTGCGCGGCGGCTCTTCCAAGATTACATGCGCATTGACGCCGCCCATGCCAAACCCGCTGACCCCCGCCTGTCTCGGCAGCAGCTTGCCTTCGATGCGCCGCTTCTTCCACGCGGTCGGAGCCGTGACGAGGCCAAACGCCGACCCCTCAAACGAGATGTACGGATTAATCTCTGTAAAATTGAGCAACTCCGGCAGCACGCCATGCTTCATCGCCAGCAGCACCTTGATGATCGAAGCCATCCCGGCCGCGCTCTCCAGATGGCCGATGTTCGTCTTGACCGAGCCGAGCAAGCAAGAGTTCTCGCGCGGCTGCAGGCCCCGCTCCTCATAGTACTGCCCATATGCATTCTTCAGCGCATTGATCTCGATCGGGTCGCCCAGCGGCGTGCCTGTGCCGTGCGCTTCTATGTAGGAGATGTTGCGCGGGTCCGCTTCGGAGCGCTGCAGCGCCGTGTAGACCACCTCAGACTGAGCGGTCACGTTGGGGGCCGTCAGGAAATTCGAGCGCCCACCATGATTGATCGCCGTCGCCTTGATTACGCCCAAGATGTTGTCACGGTCTTCCACCGCCTTGTCCAGCGGCTTGAGGAACAGGGCCGCCACGCCTTCACCGCGCACATAGCCGTTCGCCGACGCATCAAACGATTTACATTGCCCGTCCACTGACAGCATGCCGGACTTGGCATGGGAGATGTACATCCGCGGGCTGAGCAGCGCATTGACGCCCCCGACGATCGCCGCCTCGCATTCCCCTTCCCGAATATCGCGCACCGCGTTGTGCAGGGCGACCAGAGAACTGGAGCACGCGGTGTCCACGGCTTCGCTCGGCCCTCTGAAGTTGAAAAAATACGACACGCGGTTCGCGAGAATCGAGTGTACCGTTCCTGTGGAAACAAAGGCGCTGATGTTCTCCCCCAGCAGCTCGGCATAGTCGTTTTTCGAAACGCCCGCATAGACGCCGATCTTCCGGCCCGACAGACTCTTCGGGCTGTAGCCAGCGTTTTCAATCACCTGCCAGACCGTTTCTAGGAACAGGCGGTGCTGCGGGTCGATAAAATTCGCCTCTTTGGGCGAGATGCCAAAAAACAGCGGGTCGAATCGATCGACCTCCTCGATGAATCCGCCCCACTTGCTGTTCGTCTTGTTCTCTTCCTTTTGCGGGTCGCCGTACACATCCTCCCACTTCCAGCGGTCTTGCGGAATGACAGAGATGCTGTTGAGGCCTGCATTAAGGTTGTTCCAAAATTCCTGTGTGTTCTTTGCCCCCGGAAAACGACCGGCGATTCCGACGATGGCCACTTCTCGCTTTGGCGTTTGAGTCATCCAGATCCGCTCCTCGTATAGTATTCTTGAATCTATTTCTCAGTCATTTTCCAGCGTCCTCGGGAGCTGGTGGCGACCTTCAAACCTTCCAATAAATTTGCTCCTTGAAATCTGAATTAGGGACTGGACTTTCTGGCATGCCTCTGGACAATTGGTTGAAGCTGCCAACTCAGTGAAGAACCGCGATGAAGAATTCGGCGAGCATTACCTGAAGAAATGAAATACATGGAAGTCCTTGAGCACCAACACAAACGCGCCCTCGTCTTAACGTAAGAAACTTGTGTGTCTGGTCGATGTGCTGCTGTGCAACGGCCAACTCTACACGCCTCGAAGGAAGGTAAACACGACGAAGGAATAACGACCCTTTGCTAAAGTCCTTTGCGAATTCCCAGTTAAAATATGGAATATTATTTAATTTTCTACTGGGTCTAATTTGATGCGCCTATTTTTCTGTACTCCCAGCCGTTACAGCCAAGAAGATTTCCAGTTCAACCGAATCAGGGACTTGACATCATACCGCTGGACTTTTTGCTTACAATCCGACCAATTCAGAGATGCGCCGGCTCAGCAGGTCTGCCGTTTCGCGCATCAGTTTTTCGCCGATCACATCGACATGGCGTGCTCTCCAGCTTTCCAGCGACGTGCCTTTCACCCAGCGGTTGAACGCCCCCAAGGCCGGGCCGCAATGTACCTGATAATCCACCGTGTGCTCGGCGTCCCCGCTGAGCGCCATGCGCGACGAATAGCCAAAATACCATTTGAAGATCAGCCCCATCTTGTGCTTGGGATTGCGATCCGCCTTCTCGATCTCCTGCGGGGCCACATAGGCTTGCACTTCGCGGTAGACCTCGTCGAAACTGCGCTTGAAGTAACGCTCTTGCAAAATGCGGCGGGTCTTCTCATCGATCTCCTCCAGCGAGTTGAACTGGCGGTAGAGATCGTACAGCTTGTTTGCACGGGCCGGGAAAAAGACGCCTTTTTTCAAAACCTGCACGCGAGCGCCGATCTCAAACATGTCGCCCGCGGGCGCATAGGCCGTGTCCTGCACGTTCATCTCCTGCAGCAGATCCTTCACCGACTCGGACGTCTGCGCTTCCACCGTGCATTGGTTAATCGAGCCGGTCACGAGATAATCCGCCCCGAGCACGAGCGCCGCCACCGCCGCTTCCGGGGTTCCGATGCCGCCGGCCGCTCCGATGCGAATCTTCTTCTTGTATCCGTATTTGACCATCATCTCTTCGCGCAGGCGAACGATCGACGGAAGCAGCACGGAAGAGACTCCCTGATCGGTATGTCCGCCGGAATCGGCCTCGACGGTGATGTCATCCGCCATCGGAACTTCACGAAGCAGATCTGCTTCCTCGCGCGTGATCCGCTGTTCCAGCAACAGCTTGTCGACGATGCGCTCCGGTGCCGGGCTCAGAAACGCCTCAGCAACTTCCGGGCGCGAGATTTTGGCGAGGATGCGGTTTTCGACGATCACGCCGCCTTCTGCCGAGCGTTTCAGCCCTTTCGCCCGGTAGCGAACCAATGCGGAGTTCACCGCCATGTAAGCGCTTGCTTCCACGTTTCGCACGCCGGTGCGTAGCAAGAGATCGACCGTCATCTCCTCCATCGATGGGCTGCCTTGGTTATGCAGCAGGTTCATACCATACGCCTCACCGCGCGTCAACGCCTGCTGAATCGTGCGGATCGCCTGTTCGATCTGCTCCAGCTTCATGCCACCGGTCCCGTAAAAACCCAGCATGCCCGCCTTGCCGACCTGAATGACCAGGCGCTCAGAAGCCACGCCGCGATACATCGAGCCCGTGACATAGGCATACTTCAAGTTATAATCCTTCTTGAACTCCTCATCCCCCAGCGATTCTGCCGTGCTCACCCTTCTCGACACACGCACGATCGGCCCGCTCACAGCTTCCCTCACCGGCACGACCTCCACCGGAGCCAGAGCAGGCGCCTCAACAGCGGCTGCCACCTCCGCGACCGACGCTTTCGTCACCTCAGGCACAGTCACAGACACCGCCACAGCCACCGGCACCACCTCTTCCGCCTCCTCCGCGTCATCCGCTTCCGGCTCGATCACGAGCGGTTCCGCTTTGCGGCGGATCGTGGTGACGAGCTTGGTCAGGACATTGCCCGGCCCAACCTCTTCGATCTCGATCTCGCCAAGGCCCATCAGATAGCGCACGCTGTCCGTCCACTTGACCGGAGACACGATCTGCTGCACCAAATTATCCTTCACCTGCCGTTGCTTATACGGACGCGCAGAAATGTTCGAGATGACTGGAATCTCCAGTTTTGAAAATTCAAACGATTCCAGATACGCTTCAAAACTCCGCTTGCTCTCCGCCATATACCGGGAATGGAAAGCACCGCTCACATTGAGCGGAATGTACATGCGCACGCCCGCTTCCTCAAAAAACGGCTGCGCGCGCAGGATGTCCGTATTCAAGCCAGCGATGACGATCTGGCCCGGCGAATTGTGGTTGGCGATGTCGATCCCGTCCAGCCCGTTCTCCATCAGCACCCGGTCGATCTGCTCCACCGTAAACCCGATCACCGCCGCCATGCCCCCACCGCTCGCAAGGCTCATCAGTTCGCCCCGCTTCTTGACCATCCGCAGACCGGTAGCAAAATCAAACGCCCCTGCTGCAAACAGCGCATTGTACTCACCCAAGCTGTGCCCGGCCACATAATCCGGCTTGCCTCCCGTCTCCTGCACCTTCTTGAGAAAACTCAGTGCGCTGACCACATACAGAGCCGGCTGCGTGTACTGCGTCTGGTCCAGCTGATTATCCGGGTCCTCCAAGCATAGCCTTTTGATGGAATAGCCCAAGATCTCATCCGCTTGTGCCATCAGTTCTGCAAACTCGTCAAACAGCGTACCTCCCATGCCTTTGTGCTGAGAACTTTGTCCAGGAAACACGTATGCTTTCATAGGTTGTCCTCCCTTTCTGATGCGCAATGAAATGAGTTGCTCCAATTGCTCGCAAACCTTGTTGAAGTTCTTGAGATCCTGCTGATACGGCGTGAGGACCGCATAGCTTTGCGAGAGCGAATCCTGTTTAAAATTCCGCTTGGCCAGATTAGCCAGCGTTCCCGAAGGACCCAAGTCCACGTACAGGCAATCGTCTCCCTGCTCCAGCGCCTGCACCGCTTCGGCAAAGCGAATCGGCTGTCGCGCCACCTCCCAGAAATACTCGCTCCTCAGCGCCGTCTCCCGCCGCCCGGTCACCCCGGAATAAAATCGCACTCGAGGCTGGCGATACGAGAGCCCGCGCAGCCGCGCCACATAGGAAGCGGCAGCCGGATCAATCCATGAGGAATGGTACGCAAAGGAGGCCGGCAGAATCTGATAGGTGATGCCTTTCTCCCGCAGCGCCTCCCCGATGCTCGGCAGCATCGCCGCCGGGCCGGCCACCACAAAATGCGCGTCCGAATTGATCGACGCCATCTCCGTGTTCTGACGCAAGAGCAGCATCCTGTCATAGAGGCTCGGCTCCTGCAGAATCCCGATCATCCCGCCGGGGAGACAGGTAGCCTCAAACGCCTTGGCCTGCTCCACCACCAACTCCAACGCTACCTCCACATCGAGCACACCTGCCACAGCCGCCGCCGCGAACTCGCCCATGCTGCTGCCAAGGACCGCATCTGGCTTGACCCCGCGGGCCATCAGCGCCTGCGCCAGCGCATATTCCACCATGAAGATCGCGGGGTGGGTCAGCAGCGTCCGTTCAAACGGCTCGTCTCGGCGCTTGTCCTCCGCATACAGACGCGCCAGCACCGACTCCCCAACGAGCGGCGTCACCATCTCGTCCAACTTGTTCATCCACTTGCGAAACTCAGATACCTCCTCATAGAGCCCTCGACCCATCTGGTAAAACTGAGAACCCTGCCCGGAGAAAAGAAACACTACCGGATTGCCCATCCATGTCCCTCCTGAACGCGACTAGTCTGCCTTGATTTATTTAAAATTGAACAATTGTCCCTGATTCTTGCGCATCCGAAACCGGACAAAATGCTCTATTTTCTCAATCTGAAAATAGATATTGTGCTCCAGCACATCCCGAAACGCCATGCCCGGCTCCTTGCCATAAGAATGACCCGGATACACCCGCACATGAGGGGGAGTGGACTTGCGAATCCTCTGAAAACTGTCATGCATCTGCTCCGGGGAACCTCCGGCCCCATCACAGACGCCGCAGCCTTCAATAAACACCGTATCCCCTGTGATCAGATCGTCTGCGAGCCGAAAACAAGCCCCGCCGGCCGTGTGCCCTGGCGTCAGCATGCAGGTGATAGGCGTCTCTCCCAGCCAGATCGTCTCCCCCTCCTCAAACGGATGCAGATTCCGACATACGAACCCGTAGGCATCGATCTCCTTGACCGACATGTACGCCCGCGCCGCCGGGTGGAGCTTGAGCAGCGGCTCCACCTTGTTGACATGATCGTGATGCGAATGTGTCAGCAGGATGCAAGCCAACTCCGCCTCCAATGAGCGAAGCATCCCGTCGAGCAACTCCAAGTCCCAAGCCGGGTCCACCACAGCCGCCTGCCGGGTTGCTTTGTCTACGAGTATGTACGCATAATTTTTCATGAACAAAAACTCAACCTTTAACGGGTGTAACTCATAGCTCCGCCTCATCCTTCCTCCCCTCTCTTCAAGTCCTAAAAAGCAAGCACAAAAAAGTAGAGGAATGATCTCCTCTACTTTTTTGTGCTTGCTTTGGCTATTTATATATATATCTTCTTCCACCTTGCACAACAGATCCTGCACAGCCTCCAAGTTCAAACGGCAGTCCTTGGGACAGGCAATCGCAAAGACACGCTCCCCACTACCCAGCCCGCAACTCGGAACTGCGGAAAATGAGAGTAAGCCGCCAACTCGTCGCAATGAGAGATGCTAACCTGCAGATTGAGAGCGGCAGGGTGTACGATCAGCGGCTGGTGAAGAATCCCCCGATAGCGCACAGCAAACGCTCAACCAAGCGCTGTACGGGTCCACTCCCCCTCACACGTCAAGTCCCTGCACGAAGCTCTCCAGAGGACACACTTCCCCCATGCTTCTTCCTCTCAATGCGATTCAATATGATACCCTAAGTTCCTTCAACGTGCCTAAACATCGATTAAATTAGCTTAGGTATTTTCTTAGATTCAACCAAATATCCGACCAACGAACTTACGAATTGAACAACATAACCCATTACACGAATACAGCTTAATACTACTCTCATTCAACTTTGTTCGTCAAGGATTACTTACTAGAGACCTATTTATTCTATCCCCAGGTCTTGATATGGTATGGTAAAATAATACATGGTATAATGTTGTAAAATATACTATTTTTTGCTTGGATATTTATTCAACATAATACACAAGTTGGGGGATGGCTATTTTGAATTGGTACGTACTATTCGTAGAAACCGGTCAAGAAGAGGTGGTGCAAAAGTTCCTGAACCTGTACTTTGATGAAACTTCCCTCCATTCTGTCGTACCGAAACGCAGAGTCCCCGAGAAGAAGGCAGGCGCTGTCAAGCACGTGCTGAAGAAAATATTCCCCGGCTACGTGT
This genomic window contains:
- a CDS encoding SDR family NAD(P)-dependent oxidoreductase: MTQTPKREVAIVGIAGRFPGAKNTQEFWNNLNAGLNSISVIPQDRWKWEDVYGDPQKEENKTNSKWGGFIEEVDRFDPLFFGISPKEANFIDPQHRLFLETVWQVIENAGYSPKSLSGRKIGVYAGVSKNDYAELLGENISAFVSTGTVHSILANRVSYFFNFRGPSEAVDTACSSSLVALHNAVRDIREGECEAAIVGGVNALLSPRMYISHAKSGMLSVDGQCKSFDASANGYVRGEGVAALFLKPLDKAVEDRDNILGVIKATAINHGGRSNFLTAPNVTAQSEVVYTALQRSEADPRNISYIEAHGTGTPLGDPIEINALKNAYGQYYEERGLQPRENSCLLGSVKTNIGHLESAAGMASIIKVLLAMKHGVLPELLNFTEINPYISFEGSAFGLVTAPTAWKKRRIEGKLLPRQAGVSGFGMGGVNAHVILEEPPRSNRPRAKSASQKRLVLLSAKKGKLRASAERLLTFLQSEAGQSVHVDDLAFTLMFGREEFEERLAMVASSVEQVVEELERYVSEQASLSLFQGVVVTKPDAPVQVATSTDDLFLLAEAWVKGEGIDWEQASFHGSRIEVPGYPFERLQCWFEPKTLKADTASGDKQILLPATERMVQDHLVQRQKVLPGVGYLDLIVGELKEEWTAGVTFQDVYWLKPLAVFDEPRTLLLNVKEEGSDRAVRIRSGADLHCQGRLLKQVARMEERIEVEEIRKRCETKESKAGLYGLFSENGLVYGPSFQVIETLHCSADEAIAEVDVRNHWRIAAGILDGALQTAVCLSVRNGTASESQYVPYYAESFTVAGSLEAVRYYYVKQRQVQQSGSIQFDLYLCDGEGRVLASVKNFTKRALVRNEEARNEETRKEAASEQGLLYYTSKWREEACGPEAEAKGLLLLNGSESLADWMHGELGEEVPFRRLTIAEQDPDRYLEALQEIKASGFAVRQILVPAALPGVEDLRGLLVLAGALIKSRFKEPIKILYAGESMSSEALPALYAAGGLARTLKYEYPRLHLEVAAFTDHFENCGRALLEELFASAPAPLHEVRYVGGTRQLREMVTVAGGLQKQAYALRQGGVYLIAGGTGGLGQIFSDYLAKEYKAKVVLLGRREQDERIVAQLDRLASLGGSGLYIRAGLGDAEQVRAAVEQARATYGSIHGVLQGSGLIEDSFILRKTTESFEKVLQPKLAGTLHLDDATAGDELDFFVMFSSIAALMPNQGQCDYSSGNSFMDAYAAHRQQLVAEGRRSGLSLAINWPLWANGGMTVEPEEKEHLWKVFGMQPLETPQGWVLLREALHLASQEGFAHIVGIEGDQMKINQHFGIRKAETVRELDVPTMIRRDLYSILAQALHLAPAEIGASQPLQQLGVASLSLLQIANLISQYFGVDFKPPLLFEHGTSQQILDYLLQDKQRAVIEAHYAELGALAPLYRSSGLIDLNKVAGEQGLYQRRYDNTEFYQVDHVVDNKYNVPGACYAEMARQAGALALPGQRVSKLLNCYWAKQLSSSGEPFDVFIQLLPKGERTDYEIYRMEGAERVVHATGALQYAPWQLAQSEVETLDLAAIRERCTASWTREQVYQQIHAEGLIVGESFMPMQVMVLNEQEALATLELPEMIADTYEEYLLHPTMLTGVFQTALINNRFHGDDERDFIPIAIESLEMWGSVPRRCHVYSEVSPKTKNNPDIKKFNLTVCDEEGRVVARLVNFLIKATNYEKSSLVQVAAPVSTAQTQAARDRCMAVLRSRAQEFVRGLLSEAIGLEPSMIRTEEAFEAYGINSVMILELNKLFEDAFGSELSKTLFFEYRNLEDLTGYFLEEYEETLRSLLQLPETVEVDEVVEAAVESTVAAVASAQEIARSADMVETVEMTPHAPAVRDIAIIGLAGRYPQAGSLAEFWANIQAGKDCIEEIRPNRFDYVRYYDPDKQNDKLYSKWGSFLDDVDKFDPMFFNIPPREAELMDPQERLFLEVVWHALEDAGYTRQSLSDQSVGVYVGALWQPYQELGVLAQAQGHVLSPSTLLYSIANRVSYFCNFNGPSLTVDTACSSSLTALHLACQSLLNGESSVAIAGGVNLSIGAGKYLFLSQYKFLATDGRCRSFGADGDGYVPGEGIGAVLLKPLDQAVKDGDHIYGVIKATAVNHGGKTNGYTVPNPTAQSDMILKALEWAKINPRAISYIEAHGTGTALGDPIEITGLSRAFGKYTRDKQFCAIGSVKSNIGHLEASAGIAGLTKVLLQLKHRRIAPSLHSQQLNANIDFRNSPFVVPQELMEWKRPLVEIDGQTREFPRLAGLSSFGAGGANAHVIIEEYQAVEQQRDHFGTAPHVIVLSAKNADRLQEQAQRLLQAVESGAYSEADMPAIAYTLQLGRETMEERLAVLASSLKELSAKLQDFLSGKRGIDGLFHGHIKHYKDTLALFAQDEDMQAVIEAWQAKGKFSKLLDLWAKGLSIDWSRQYATGKPGRISLPGYPFAKESYWLPIDGAVQSGTGVGRAVLLHPLVHENTSDLTEVRFRSTLTGREFFLRDHVVYGNLVLPGVAELELARAAALLAMGLEANDPTSMRLKDVVWPQPIVAAGESIRLHVGLHALEDGEIAYEISGDIPQGEEAPTLYSYGEVEICAFDPAPPLDLHALQVQSGLGVLTAEQCYDVFRALGTAYGPSLQGIETLYLGESHVLAKLALPSAALATEADYVLHPTLLEAAVQAMNAFTLKQTDRKPTRPVSLQSLDILRPCRSAMWALIRSGEAGYDLDLCDETGEVCVQMRGLVLEPVEGEWQGNSTAAERKMYFLKKVWEPCSAAPSRSVNLVVAILTTPETRSLATELAKRLPQSRLFDVAQERQELDWQAYDGLIDLVGCGQERKESAEWMSWLQLLIEHGRRDGMMLLGVTKGLEGYQNATVNLAGASRAALYTMLQSEYGYVQSRHLDLEPVTDEMRLAEQIAAEFLVEDEETEACWRNGLRYRARLKEWEKGEQQARTPFPEDQVLWITGGTRGLGYLCAQHFVKHYGVKRLVLTGRETLPPRETWAAHLREQTSVSRKIQGIQALEREGAQVMALSVPLSDVQAVEESVQAVRRSLGPIGGVLHAAGLLDEENSAFIRKSVEGIEKVLEPKVAGLDALYRSLRAEPLQFFVAFSSVSATIPSLAAGLSDYAVANAYMDYLAEAKRPECPIVSVQWPSWKEAGMGEVKSRAYEQTGLLTMSNAEGLEFLDYVLARKIGPVVMSAVVNPSLWNPQTLMQRKKQTAALPTPPVVPAQRPAAPAQKASVVAGGQGQTAEAWVRSIFAKELKMDPAKIEVDAQIADYGVDSILQVQLLRQIAQALQVKLDPSLLLEFPTIESLAKHLEALHGPPLANATGATQVQQEELAAPSYRAPSRPAKQRVEKQGQAAVRKAAPASGAADLAVVGLSCRLPGAASLEQYWQLLSEGRSAIRKVPQGRWGYSSGFDAGLLDDITQYDPSFFHLSEEDAKAMDPQALLVLEESLKLLCHAGYTQQEVKGRSVGVYLGARSKHSPSTADLSQTRNPILAVGQNYLAANISQYFDLRGPCVVVDTACSSALVGMNMAAQALQSLEIESAIVGGVSLLTTDETHRIFEQRNILNRKGAFHLFDRRADGIVVGEGCGMVLLKTVEQALRDGDTIYAVIKAVAVNNNGRTAGPATPSLEAQKQVLQAALRKGGVSPAAVRYIETNGSGTEVTDLLELKTIQSVYRASSNLPLGLGSMKPNIGHPLCAEGIAGFIKVVLMLQRRQMVPFLSGEEAMTHYDLQASPFEMARQLMPWTDTARIAAINCFADGGTNAHVILEGWEESEERSILRRPLPLPVLQRCDVSGRGQGERAESAMNIWKKIGVEV